The nucleotide sequence AATTTGACTTATTTAAGGACAGAAAAAAACTTCAAAAAAATGGAAGGTTCATATGCTTCCAGTGCTGCTGTTGCTCCAACACAGCCTCTGATGACCACCACTCCAGGCTACCTGCTCAGAATGTTCTGGGAATATCAGAGCAATGCAGTCATCATGGCCCATTACAACTTCACCGGGAAGCTGAAAGAGAACAAGTACCGGGACGGACTGAAGCCAGAGGCCATTACGTTTCTCATCATTTGTCTTCTCATTGTGGTGGAAAATGCCATAGTTCTGGTGGcaatttggaaaaacaaaaaattccACCTGCCCATGTACTACTTGCTGGGCAACTTGACTCTTTCAGACTTGTTAGCAGGCTTCACCTACATGGTAAACATAGTGACTTCGGGGGCAAACACTCTCAAAATGACTCCAGTACTGTGGTTTCTCAGGGAAGGTGGTGTGTTTATCACACTTTCTGCATCCATCATCAGCCTTCTCGCCATAGCCATCGAGCGCCATGTCACGATGGTGCGAATGAAGCCGTACCAAGGGGCCAAGCGTGGGCGAATGTTTGGTTTGATCGGCGCAAGTTGGCTTCTGTCGATTCTCCTGGGCGTGCTCCCCATAATGGGTTGGAACTGCATGGGAAACCTGGAGAAGTGTTCTACTGTCCTGCCTCTTTACGCCAAGAGCTTCATCCTCTTCTGCATTACTGTGTTCACCCTGGTCCTTCTGGCCATCGTGGTGCTCTACGTACGTATCTTCCACATAGTGAAGTCCAATACGCAACGGTTAGGCTGTGGTCCGCAACGCAAAGGTCTGGCGAGGAAGTCCCAGAAGTATCTGGCTCTGCTGAAGACGGTCACCATAGTTTTAGGAGTCTTTATTGCTTGCTGGCTGCCTCTCTTTGTGCTGCTTCTTCTTGACTTCTGCTGTCCAGCTCAAAGCTGTGAGGTGCTGTTCAAGGCGGATTACTTCCTGGGCATCGCCATGGTCAATTCTCTTCTAAACCCCATCATTTATACCCTAACTAGTAAAGACATGAGGAGAGCCATACTGAGACTGGTCTGCAGCTATTGTCTGCTGACATCAGATGGGCAGGTGAGGACGTTTGGAATGCCTTTCCTGGACTGTAGCACAAGTAAGATCGAGGTGCCCTCAAACAGGCTGGAGGGCTTGGAGACAACTGTCTCCTCTGGGAAATTTTCACCATCCACTATTAAAGCAATCTACCCAAAGATGATCAAGAGTTGAACAAGATAATATTATAATCAAGGTTCAACTTCTTCTGAATTAGTTTGTCCTCTGAATATTTATTAAACGCAAAGGGGACATGTTTGTTGGGCTTAAAAGTTAAAATAGAAGAAATTCTTCAAGCCACAGAGATTGAAACAAAAGCTCAGAGCTGATTACAATTCTGTATTTTTCGACTTCAGAGTAGAAGACTTGGTTTACTGAACTTGCAGTAAAGCAACCATGAGCCAGATGATGTGGCAGATCAAACAAGTGGGATTTTTCTTACTGTGATACAAATGTCAAAGTTTAAAATGGACTGTCTAAAGGTCAGACTAGCAAGGGCTACATTCTCTTTTCAAAAATAGCAttaaataaacttcaatcaaAGAAGTGATTGTTCCAATGGTTGTTCagacatgttttaaaaatgctttaaaaaggatTCTTATGATGTTTGCTGTTATACGAGACTGATGTACACATCCAGAAATAAGCAGAGTAATAATCACCACCACATACCGTCCGAAACATACAACTTAAAGAGACTTTGTGGTGAAAAGACGCACTGAAAATTTTGGGGTGATGCTTCTAAACATGTCTGGACGTTTTAAGACTTCATTTTAAGATTCACCCAAATAAAAACTACAAGGGAAGTAACTGTATGTTTATAAAACATGCTCAAGTTTTAAGCTCCCAAACTGAAAATGTTAATTCAAATGGTATAATAAAATACTTGTCTTTATTTACCTACAGTAAAGAGTTTCAACTGACATTGTGGCACAAGctatataaatattgtatattttatatatattgtaaaaaagtTTTGTATGTGAATGTATGAAATTACTTACTATGTTTGTTGCAGTTTGCAGTGGAAAAAGTCTACAAGCAG is from Xyrauchen texanus isolate HMW12.3.18 chromosome 8, RBS_HiC_50CHRs, whole genome shotgun sequence and encodes:
- the LOC127647302 gene encoding sphingosine 1-phosphate receptor 1-like, with the translated sequence MEGSYASSAAVAPTQPLMTTTPGYLLRMFWEYQSNAVIMAHYNFTGKLKENKYRDGLKPEAITFLIICLLIVVENAIVLVAIWKNKKFHLPMYYLLGNLTLSDLLAGFTYMVNIVTSGANTLKMTPVLWFLREGGVFITLSASIISLLAIAIERHVTMVRMKPYQGAKRGRMFGLIGASWLLSILLGVLPIMGWNCMGNLEKCSTVLPLYAKSFILFCITVFTLVLLAIVVLYVRIFHIVKSNTQRLGCGPQRKGLARKSQKYLALLKTVTIVLGVFIACWLPLFVLLLLDFCCPAQSCEVLFKADYFLGIAMVNSLLNPIIYTLTSKDMRRAILRLVCSYCLLTSDGQVRTFGMPFLDCSTSKIEVPSNRLEGLETTVSSGKFSPSTIKAIYPKMIKS